The following coding sequences are from one Acidobacteriota bacterium window:
- a CDS encoding riboflavin synthase, translating to MFTGLVQDVGTIDRIFRSGNHVRLRINSSFKEGDMRTGDSINVNGACLTVEKWDVPFLEAHVSRETMTRTNLPDLREGEKVNLELAMRPADRFGGHIVQGHVDSTGKVRSMTKSGDDMILRISCPSSLMGYIVDKGSISINGVSLTVSRMGRGWFELTLIPHTLRNTNLQSLRTGARVNIETDIIGKYIKKLQEARNR from the coding sequence ATGTTTACTGGCCTTGTGCAAGATGTGGGGACAATTGATAGAATATTCAGATCAGGAAATCATGTAAGACTGAGGATAAACTCTTCCTTCAAGGAAGGAGACATGAGGACAGGTGATTCAATCAATGTTAACGGGGCATGCCTCACAGTTGAGAAGTGGGATGTTCCCTTCCTCGAGGCTCATGTGAGCCGGGAAACTATGACCAGAACGAACCTACCCGACCTGAGGGAAGGAGAGAAGGTCAACTTGGAACTGGCCATGAGACCTGCCGATCGGTTTGGAGGACACATCGTTCAGGGACATGTTGATTCAACTGGCAAGGTGAGGAGTATGACGAAATCCGGTGATGATATGATCCTCAGGATCTCATGCCCCAGCTCATTGATGGGCTATATCGTCGATAAAGGCTCCATTTCCATAAACGGGGTGAGCCTGACCGTTTCCAGAATGGGAAGAGGATGGTTCGAGCTGACGCTGATTCCTCATACCTTGAGGAACACTAACCTCCAATCTCTCCGTACGGGAGCACGCGTCAACATAGAAACGGACATCATTGGAAAGTATATCAAGAAACTTCAGGAGGCCAGGAATAGATGA